A DNA window from Hydra vulgaris chromosome 13, alternate assembly HydraT2T_AEP contains the following coding sequences:
- the LOC136089845 gene encoding uncharacterized protein LOC136089845 yields the protein MSSQTFEILLSWVAPLISKSSQRRAIVTAEERLCVALRYLVTGDAQITIAISFRMSPTTVGRIIIETCKVIWNVICKKGYLLAPSLLKEWLEISSEFYERWNFPHGLGAIDATCNAKYEFTLVDIGGSGRGDGGIYTNSKVGSAIDNNLLNFPYPSCISGYSKSITFPYTFLADEAFALKPHMMRPYPRRTNLEIVFNYRLSRGRRVIENSFGVLASRFRIFRRQIVLKVENVKIVVKATVALHNFLMKIQIKTDNFS from the exons ATGAGTTcacaaacttttgaaatattactaTCATGGGTTGCTCCACTTATATCTAAATCTTCTCAAAGACGGGCAATTGTAACTGCTGAAGAAAGACTATGTGTAGCATTAAGATATCTTGTTACTGGCGATGCTCAGATAACAATCGCAATAAGTTTCAGAATGAGCCCTACAACTGTAGGAAGAATTATCATAGAAACATGTAAAGTAATTTGGAatgttatttgtaaaaaaggatATTTGTTAGCACCATCTTTACTAAAAGAATGGCTTGAAATATCTTCTGAGTTCTACGAAAGATGGAACTTTCCTCATGGTCTTGGGGCAATAGATG CAACGTGTAATGCAAAATATGAATTCACTTTGGTTGATATAGGTGGCTCCGGGCGTGGTGACGGTGGTATTTACACTAATAGCAAAGTTGGATCCGCTATTGACAATAATCTGTTAAATTTTCCTTATCCATCATGTATAAGTGGTTATTCGAAATCCATAACATTTCCCTACACTTTTTTAGCCGACGAGGCATTTGCATTAAAGCCGCATATGATGAGACCTTATCCAAGAAGAACTAATCTCGAAATTGTGTTTAACTATCGCTTATCAAGAGGTAGAAGAGTAATTGAGAACTCTTTTGGGGTATTGGCTAGCAGATTCCGAATATTTAGAAGACAGATAGTATTGAaagttgaaaatgtaaaaattgttgtaaaagcAACTGTGGCTCTGCACAACTTTCTaatgaaaatacaaataaaaacagataattTCTCATAA